From a region of the Anaerobacillus sp. CMMVII genome:
- a CDS encoding ATP-binding protein, whose amino-acid sequence MSQLQLEETLKTDLVMPKFKTFQEQVSTAFEVVDDVVLKNYISKLEQMNIVPLDQHLVEKNLAKSVRMFKINEIVYAKDEDATYKLSSVLNAGAVTESSVFILVDSDGTKVDFYMGIRSLNENKSTKTSYDTLKNAMNGHFPGIKTENVLKDEIEEVLNGIGSNAVSIVTGVANYKDSGLQNNQSFIQGLEKLALTMQGEVFTGVILANPTNTNQLIEVRKQYENIYSMLSPLATTQVSYGVNESTNKTKTYTEGSTEGTTHTENESSTDTVGSSETANTSTNHSKNTGKSSAGKTAAGALTFAGALVGSVVPGVGTMIGGAIGGAIGGLAGTAIASFTHETVSTTTGTSTTNNTSMATTTGKSEAVSHTTSESQSDAFGTTSGNTESIQLTQHNKTIQSYLSKIDQQLERLQEFESLGMWECAAYFMSDTPYAADIAAATYKSLMQGENTGVEISHISSWSGNRHETQEIQNYVKNFIHPVFTYSNNGIEWPIMPTSLVSGKELAIHMSLPRKSINGFPVIEHAEFAQEVVTYRETEGRNINLGSIYNMGQPTNSRVKIDLQSLSMHTLITGSTGSGKSNTVYEILLQLKNQGINFLVIEPAKGEYKHVFGHGLDVTVLGTNPKKSTLLKINPFSFPEDIHVLEHIDRLVEIFNVCWPMYAAMPAILKEAIIHAYEQCGWDLENSVNEHEDCIPTFKDILNSLEEVIQKSAYDAETKGNYTGSLVTRVKSLTNGINGQIFCSKELDNQLLFDQNVIVDLSRVGSSETKSLIMGILVMRLSEYRMANANGMNEPLKHVTVLEEAHNILKKTSTEQQGESSNVLGKSVEMLSNAIAEMRTFGEGFIIADQSPSMLDMSAVRNTNTKIIMRLPDETDRRLIGKSAGMKDEQLDEIIKLPQGVSVVFQNDWVAPVLCKINYFNQGSRIYEEVNLEQTISTHEKKKSVIKFLLQKRVRDAVVEEQEKLSHIAEGMTLSSKMKHTIQKAVHDESYQSKLFEKDMFGELSKVVYELLDGKTNVSKFVRESHNIKDLNRYLYEFIEKQIPGLSHEYKMATIQCLLHTDGNLNKREIYDSWIEAVRGGGIK is encoded by the coding sequence ATGTCTCAACTCCAATTAGAGGAAACTTTGAAAACAGATCTCGTCATGCCTAAATTCAAAACCTTTCAAGAGCAGGTAAGTACTGCTTTTGAAGTAGTAGATGATGTTGTTCTTAAAAATTATATTTCGAAATTAGAACAGATGAATATTGTACCGTTAGACCAACATCTAGTAGAAAAAAATCTAGCGAAATCGGTACGAATGTTTAAGATTAATGAGATTGTTTATGCAAAAGACGAGGATGCCACGTATAAATTATCAAGTGTTTTAAATGCAGGGGCAGTAACAGAAAGTTCAGTTTTTATCTTAGTAGATAGTGATGGAACAAAAGTGGACTTCTATATGGGAATTCGTTCCTTAAATGAAAATAAGAGTACAAAAACATCCTATGATACTCTGAAAAATGCGATGAATGGTCACTTTCCGGGAATTAAAACGGAAAATGTGCTAAAAGATGAGATAGAAGAAGTCCTAAATGGAATCGGTTCGAATGCTGTATCCATAGTTACTGGAGTAGCAAATTACAAGGATAGTGGATTGCAGAACAATCAATCTTTCATTCAAGGTTTAGAAAAGCTTGCTCTAACCATGCAAGGGGAAGTTTTCACTGGGGTTATTTTGGCGAATCCGACGAATACGAACCAATTAATAGAGGTAAGAAAGCAATACGAAAATATTTATTCAATGCTTTCTCCATTAGCAACAACCCAAGTTTCTTATGGAGTAAATGAATCTACTAATAAAACCAAAACGTATACTGAAGGGAGTACAGAAGGTACGACTCATACTGAAAATGAGTCGTCTACAGATACAGTTGGATCTTCAGAAACTGCTAATACATCAACTAATCATTCAAAGAATACAGGTAAAAGTAGTGCTGGTAAAACAGCTGCTGGTGCGTTAACGTTTGCTGGTGCTCTTGTAGGAAGTGTGGTACCTGGAGTAGGCACGATGATTGGAGGAGCAATTGGAGGAGCAATCGGTGGCCTTGCTGGTACGGCAATCGCTTCCTTCACACATGAGACAGTGAGTACAACTACTGGGACATCGACTACAAATAATACTAGTATGGCTACAACTACTGGCAAGTCAGAAGCAGTTTCGCACACAACGAGTGAAAGTCAATCAGATGCTTTCGGGACAACAAGTGGAAATACAGAATCTATACAACTTACACAACATAATAAAACGATTCAAAGTTACTTGAGTAAAATTGATCAACAATTAGAACGACTTCAAGAATTTGAGAGTTTAGGTATGTGGGAGTGTGCTGCGTATTTTATGTCTGATACACCGTATGCCGCCGATATTGCTGCAGCTACTTACAAATCTCTCATGCAAGGAGAGAATACAGGAGTAGAAATATCTCATATATCTAGTTGGTCTGGAAATAGGCATGAAACTCAAGAAATCCAGAATTATGTTAAAAACTTCATACATCCCGTGTTCACATACAGTAATAATGGAATTGAATGGCCAATCATGCCAACATCTCTAGTAAGTGGGAAAGAATTAGCGATTCATATGAGTTTACCTCGTAAATCGATAAATGGATTCCCTGTGATTGAACATGCGGAATTTGCCCAAGAAGTTGTCACTTATCGTGAAACAGAAGGACGCAATATTAATTTAGGTTCTATCTACAATATGGGGCAACCTACAAATTCGCGCGTGAAAATTGATTTACAAAGTCTTTCGATGCATACACTTATTACGGGTTCAACAGGTTCTGGTAAATCAAATACTGTCTATGAGATTCTCCTACAATTAAAAAATCAAGGTATAAACTTTTTAGTGATTGAGCCTGCAAAAGGTGAGTATAAACATGTTTTTGGACATGGGTTAGATGTAACGGTTTTAGGAACGAATCCTAAAAAATCTACCTTGTTAAAAATCAATCCATTTTCATTCCCTGAAGATATTCACGTCCTAGAACATATTGATCGATTGGTTGAAATTTTTAATGTGTGTTGGCCAATGTATGCTGCAATGCCGGCTATTTTAAAAGAAGCAATTATCCATGCGTATGAACAATGTGGCTGGGATTTAGAAAACTCAGTAAACGAACATGAAGATTGCATTCCTACATTCAAAGACATTTTAAATAGTTTAGAAGAGGTCATACAAAAATCTGCGTATGATGCGGAGACAAAAGGAAATTACACAGGATCCCTGGTGACACGTGTAAAATCATTAACAAATGGCATAAACGGTCAAATTTTTTGTTCAAAAGAATTAGATAATCAGCTTCTATTTGATCAAAATGTCATTGTTGATTTAAGCAGAGTAGGTTCTTCAGAAACGAAATCGTTAATTATGGGAATTCTCGTCATGCGTTTAAGTGAGTACCGAATGGCGAATGCGAATGGGATGAATGAACCATTGAAGCACGTAACCGTATTAGAAGAAGCGCATAATATTTTAAAAAAAACAAGCACAGAACAACAAGGTGAAAGCTCAAATGTATTAGGTAAATCTGTAGAAATGCTTTCTAATGCAATAGCTGAAATGCGAACATTTGGCGAAGGCTTTATTATTGCCGATCAATCACCGAGTATGTTAGACATGTCAGCAGTCCGCAATACGAATACGAAAATAATTATGCGTTTACCTGATGAAACGGATCGCCGTTTAATCGGAAAATCAGCTGGTATGAAGGACGAGCAATTAGATGAAATTATTAAATTGCCACAAGGTGTATCTGTTGTGTTCCAAAATGATTGGGTTGCACCAGTGTTATGTAAAATCAATTATTTTAACCAAGGTTCAAGAATATACGAAGAAGTTAATCTTGAACAAACAATAAGTACCCATGAGAAGAAGAAGAGTGTCATTAAATTCTTATTACAAAAGCGTGTGCGTGATGCTGTTGTTGAAGAGCAAGAAAAGCTATCTCATATCGCTGAGGGAATGACGCTATCATCAAAGATGAAGCATACCATTCAAAAAGCAGTTCATGATGAATCTTATCAAAGTAAATTATTTGAAAAAGATATGTTTGGCGAATTATCAAAAGTAGTGTATGAGCTATTGGATGGGAAAACAAATGTCTCAAAATTTGTGAGGGAAAGTCATAATATTAAGGACTTAAATCGATATTTATATGAGTTCATCGAAAAACAAATTCCTGGATTATCCCACGAATATAAAATGGCAACGATTCAATGTTTGTTACATACGGACGGAAACTTGAACAAACGTGAAATCTATGATTCTTGGATAGAAGCGGTACGGGGAGGAGGAATCAAATGA
- a CDS encoding Ig-like domain-containing protein yields MPIPNSVEELDIIKGECKKIVNSRAAASGASALTPIPGLDIAADLAIFTEMIPKINREFGLSREHIRQLDNHTQKIVYRSVQKYGTHILKQTVGKQLKEAALKELGKRFIKKEAGKQAVKTLGKYIPFVGQAISASIGYALTQKAGNDHIESCYNLVQKIMEERRRYELLLAERRERRLIKLKKILFWTAGVTSIMSVLIFVMPKFDVASPAFMNQKVIENSDKTSISSIVSEPPTEENDKKKEPANMLPPSIILSLPNPKIGLYHSEELQIELKNIPEGTAPELVFSSSNPEIVSVNKNGVITGKSIGKATISANAFGQIAKINVEVTNMIWSANIEDLLETAHISWSDDGEWLTMDSYLLDRSAGTIKKEFVGPLLFLREGLGELEGDYLKMYNSDFKATDEKRLIPHDDYYAGYGLLRDKYDMRVTNSGERLIYTKYDYQKCSVNLTTIQSTCYDVYHVRLGAVDITPDDKNVVFASGDIYVMDIDTGETINVLESDSYYGVALVNPSVSSSQLAALNSIDYNNNIVDIWNMDDGSISNRLEAPDAITDMTYNPSGRLLAISCKNGSIYIYETTNFELVETLITAYNDRQQRANQFSNEVLNISFAPNGRELLAIYSVLLNEEPNVILWNVSGNIE; encoded by the coding sequence ATGCCAATACCCAATTCAGTTGAAGAACTAGATATTATTAAAGGGGAATGTAAGAAAATAGTTAATAGCCGTGCTGCCGCTTCAGGGGCATCTGCATTGACACCCATTCCAGGACTTGATATAGCTGCTGACCTTGCTATTTTCACAGAGATGATACCTAAGATAAATCGCGAGTTTGGATTATCTAGAGAGCATATTAGACAACTCGACAACCATACTCAAAAAATTGTCTATCGGTCTGTACAGAAATACGGTACCCACATCCTAAAACAAACCGTGGGCAAACAATTAAAAGAGGCTGCTTTAAAGGAACTAGGAAAACGATTTATTAAGAAGGAAGCTGGAAAGCAAGCGGTAAAGACTTTGGGTAAGTATATCCCTTTTGTAGGACAAGCAATTTCAGCTAGTATTGGCTATGCGTTAACCCAAAAAGCTGGTAATGATCACATTGAGAGTTGCTATAACCTTGTCCAAAAGATTATGGAAGAACGAAGAAGATATGAATTACTCTTGGCAGAGCGAAGAGAAAGAAGGCTCATAAAACTGAAGAAAATTTTATTCTGGACAGCAGGAGTCACTAGTATTATGTCAGTCCTAATCTTTGTGATGCCAAAATTTGATGTCGCATCACCTGCTTTTATGAATCAAAAGGTCATAGAAAATTCGGATAAAACCTCGATCTCGAGTATAGTAAGTGAACCTCCTACTGAAGAAAATGATAAGAAAAAGGAACCTGCTAATATGTTACCACCCTCTATTATCTTATCCTTACCCAATCCTAAAATTGGTCTTTATCATTCTGAGGAGTTACAAATAGAATTAAAGAATATTCCTGAAGGGACTGCTCCTGAGCTGGTGTTTTCCTCAAGCAATCCTGAAATTGTCAGCGTCAATAAAAATGGAGTTATAACAGGAAAATCGATTGGAAAAGCAACTATTTCTGCCAATGCTTTCGGACAGATAGCAAAAATAAATGTCGAAGTTACCAACATGATTTGGTCAGCAAATATAGAGGATCTGTTGGAAACTGCTCATATTAGCTGGTCCGATGACGGGGAATGGCTCACCATGGACTCCTACCTACTAGACCGTTCTGCCGGTACTATCAAAAAAGAGTTTGTTGGACCACTATTATTTTTACGAGAAGGCTTAGGAGAGTTAGAAGGCGATTACTTGAAAATGTACAATAGTGATTTCAAAGCTACTGATGAAAAAAGGCTTATTCCCCATGATGACTATTACGCAGGGTATGGCCTACTCAGGGATAAATATGATATGAGGGTAACAAACAGTGGTGAGAGGCTTATCTATACAAAGTATGATTACCAAAAGTGTTCCGTAAATCTCACAACAATCCAATCTACATGTTATGACGTTTACCATGTAAGACTTGGTGCAGTAGATATTACACCAGATGACAAAAATGTCGTGTTTGCGAGTGGGGATATTTATGTCATGGATATAGACACTGGAGAAACAATTAATGTCCTAGAAAGCGATTCGTATTATGGTGTAGCTTTAGTAAACCCTAGTGTTAGTAGCAGTCAATTGGCTGCCCTAAATTCTATTGACTACAATAATAATATCGTTGATATCTGGAATATGGATGACGGCTCAATCTCTAATCGATTAGAAGCGCCTGATGCCATTACGGATATGACGTATAACCCTAGTGGTCGTTTGCTTGCGATAAGTTGCAAAAATGGCAGTATTTATATTTACGAAACAACTAATTTTGAATTAGTTGAAACGTTAATTACCGCATACAATGATAGACAACAAAGAGCAAACCAATTTAGCAACGAAGTCTTGAACATCTCCTTTGCCCCTAATGGGCGGGAACTCTTGGCAATCTATTCCGTCTTACTCAATGAGGAGCCAAATGTTATTTTATGGAATGTAAGTGGTAATATCGAGTGA
- a CDS encoding dynamin family protein produces the protein MAEIFIKYNPYKLETIVRIDGERVADNSELNVGDKRLQEWVEDLPMLLQEECNEDSFYLTFQGTLMDFEDLQESVEEAKAKGIMINLTHIPAKEVAHMELAIEEVFDEIIHGPIDELKTKDLQDAFKKALNSEFEITVVATMSAGKSTLINALLQRKIMPSSQEACTATIARIKDTDDQEFYAVAYDEHGNKITSVNDVKLEDMASLNADEKVSTIHIEGDIPFTSNEEMSLVLIDTPGPNNSRNENHLKTTFKNLDESSKALVLYILNATQLGVNDDSKLLDAVANSMKVGGKQSKDRYLFVVNKIDNFRKGDDDVQQSLEKVRKYLGDRDIHNPNLFPAAALPALDIRELMKNSDTIDEDLEDEILMTARKLNRNQQLHLENYATLTYSTKKKIFDRLDQVGDNDIMNLETALIHSGIPAIEETIKLYVEKYARTAKIKNVVDTFHKKLESSRAFEETKNAIAKNTEKHEQIRHQIAMIEEKLNSGEEAKKFKGKIDVLDIMPEVKDETKKVLRQQQKEMDKFLTGTIDQEFTRHEAETFINNLSNHANQSQAKLATELEKLIDTKLVKTAMHLLEEYKNKIVSLIDGLETEEIFLEPFQLISSEIDFSQEKSRIMEAAKYTERVKVGEKQIRNSERQGFFGFLKFWKPKYVTEDVYENREKIKAQVIADEYVVLIQEHERTLAKSIELHAKEELKKLKFDYNRKFETVDQLLRDKLNELTQFTEDADTVQLLIEVSKQKLEWLEKIERKVNNIIEIEEVAYAFK, from the coding sequence ATGGCAGAGATTTTTATTAAATATAATCCGTACAAACTTGAGACGATCGTTCGTATTGATGGCGAACGAGTAGCAGATAATAGTGAATTGAATGTTGGAGACAAACGCTTACAAGAGTGGGTAGAAGACCTACCGATGTTGTTACAAGAAGAGTGTAATGAGGATAGTTTTTATTTAACATTTCAAGGAACGTTAATGGACTTTGAAGATTTACAAGAGTCTGTTGAAGAAGCAAAGGCAAAAGGAATTATGATTAATTTAACCCATATTCCAGCAAAAGAAGTCGCACATATGGAACTAGCGATTGAAGAAGTTTTTGATGAAATTATCCATGGTCCAATTGATGAATTAAAAACAAAAGACCTACAAGATGCTTTTAAGAAAGCATTAAATAGTGAATTTGAAATAACAGTTGTTGCAACGATGAGTGCTGGAAAATCAACATTAATTAATGCATTACTGCAACGTAAGATTATGCCTTCGAGTCAAGAAGCATGTACAGCAACAATTGCTAGAATTAAAGATACAGATGATCAAGAATTCTATGCAGTTGCTTATGATGAACATGGTAATAAAATTACAAGTGTCAATGATGTAAAACTAGAAGATATGGCAAGTTTAAATGCAGATGAAAAAGTATCTACAATCCATATAGAAGGAGATATACCATTTACATCTAATGAGGAAATGTCCCTAGTATTAATTGATACACCAGGACCAAACAATTCTCGTAACGAAAATCATTTGAAAACAACTTTTAAGAACTTAGATGAGTCTTCTAAAGCATTGGTATTATACATTCTAAATGCGACACAATTAGGTGTTAATGATGATTCTAAACTACTTGATGCTGTAGCAAACAGTATGAAAGTGGGAGGGAAACAATCAAAAGATCGTTATTTATTTGTTGTAAATAAAATTGATAATTTCCGAAAAGGCGATGATGACGTACAACAGTCTTTAGAGAAAGTTCGTAAATATCTGGGAGATCGTGATATTCATAATCCAAATTTATTCCCCGCAGCGGCACTTCCTGCATTGGATATCCGAGAACTAATGAAAAACTCGGATACGATTGATGAGGATTTAGAAGATGAGATCTTAATGACTGCCCGCAAACTAAATCGTAATCAACAGTTACATTTAGAGAACTATGCGACATTGACGTACAGTACGAAAAAGAAAATTTTCGACCGTTTAGACCAAGTTGGTGATAACGATATAATGAATTTAGAAACGGCTTTAATTCACTCAGGGATCCCAGCGATTGAGGAAACAATTAAATTGTACGTTGAAAAATATGCGCGTACAGCAAAAATTAAAAATGTTGTTGATACGTTCCATAAAAAACTAGAAAGTTCGAGAGCATTTGAAGAAACAAAAAATGCAATTGCAAAGAATACCGAAAAGCACGAACAAATTCGTCATCAAATTGCCATGATTGAAGAAAAGTTGAATTCTGGTGAAGAGGCGAAGAAATTTAAAGGGAAAATCGATGTGTTGGATATTATGCCTGAAGTGAAGGATGAAACGAAAAAGGTATTACGTCAACAGCAAAAGGAAATGGATAAGTTTTTAACAGGTACAATCGACCAAGAATTTACGCGTCATGAGGCGGAAACCTTTATCAATAACTTGTCTAATCATGCAAATCAATCCCAAGCGAAACTAGCAACGGAGTTAGAAAAACTAATTGATACCAAATTAGTTAAAACAGCGATGCATTTATTAGAAGAGTATAAAAATAAGATTGTAAGTTTAATTGATGGTTTAGAAACAGAGGAAATTTTCCTTGAACCTTTCCAATTAATTTCTTCTGAGATCGACTTCTCACAAGAGAAAAGTCGTATCATGGAAGCAGCTAAATATACCGAGCGTGTGAAGGTTGGAGAAAAGCAAATTCGCAATAGTGAGAGACAGGGTTTTTTTGGATTCCTTAAATTCTGGAAACCAAAATATGTGACTGAAGATGTATACGAAAATCGCGAGAAAATTAAAGCGCAAGTAATTGCAGATGAATATGTCGTGTTAATTCAGGAACATGAACGTACCCTTGCGAAATCAATCGAACTACATGCGAAAGAAGAACTGAAAAAATTGAAGTTTGATTATAATCGCAAATTCGAAACAGTAGACCAATTATTACGTGATAAATTAAATGAACTAACACAATTCACAGAGGATGCGGATACGGTTCAACTATTAATTGAAGTATCGAAACAAAAACTAGAATGGCTTGAAAAGATTGAAAGAAAAGTAAACAATATCATTGAGATTGAGGAGGTAGCTTATGCTTTCAAATAA
- a CDS encoding SMI1/KNR4 family protein, producing MMDVLNILNNADITTVGPVDEEVIAQAEKDLQVAFPKSYKEIIKQYGVISAGTDEIFGLGVSGYLNVVVSTKEERTLANGELDKYVVIQNLGIEGILIVVDENDNVFEYANGVFTNLFSTTEEYIKSQILK from the coding sequence ATGATGGATGTATTAAATATCTTAAATAACGCTGACATTACGACAGTAGGCCCGGTAGACGAGGAAGTAATTGCACAAGCGGAAAAAGATTTACAGGTTGCTTTTCCTAAGTCTTATAAAGAAATCATTAAACAATACGGTGTAATCTCCGCAGGAACAGATGAGATTTTTGGTTTAGGTGTGAGTGGTTATTTGAATGTCGTCGTATCTACAAAAGAAGAACGTACCTTAGCAAATGGAGAATTGGATAAGTATGTTGTTATCCAAAATTTAGGGATTGAAGGTATCTTAATTGTAGTAGACGAAAATGATAATGTTTTTGAATATGCAAACGGAGTGTTTACAAATTTATTTAGTACCACAGAAGAATATATTAAAAGTCAAATCTTGAAGTAA
- a CDS encoding HNH/ENDO VII family nuclease, whose amino-acid sequence MIELVKTVEILSVEIADKDKWHKIYKEVPLDDSSIGELQEGKEWEIKEGTKEFKTLDEALDEASEEEKAIYDEANLEKGEVNGREVLQRTDIDYDAVDSLGRTNLERMQKGLPPLVEGKPIELHHIGQKSDSPLAELTVEEHRGQGNDGILHDKTVESDIDRQEFKKEREDHWKERAAQVLEERGNG is encoded by the coding sequence ATGATTGAGCTAGTAAAAACAGTAGAAATATTATCAGTTGAAATAGCTGATAAGGATAAGTGGCATAAGATTTATAAGGAAGTACCGTTGGATGATTCCTCTATTGGAGAATTACAAGAAGGAAAAGAGTGGGAGATAAAAGAGGGTACCAAAGAATTTAAAACGTTAGACGAAGCATTAGATGAGGCATCAGAAGAAGAAAAAGCTATTTATGATGAGGCGAATCTAGAAAAAGGGGAAGTAAATGGACGGGAAGTCCTTCAACGTACGGATATTGACTATGATGCAGTGGACAGTCTAGGGCGGACAAATTTAGAAAGAATGCAAAAAGGCTTGCCGCCACTAGTTGAAGGAAAACCCATAGAGCTACATCATATTGGTCAAAAATCAGACTCTCCACTAGCGGAATTAACTGTTGAAGAGCATAGAGGGCAAGGCAATGACGGCATATTACATGATAAAACGGTTGAATCTGATATAGACCGTCAAGAATTTAAAAAAGAACGAGAAGACCATTGGAAAGAGCGTGCTGCACAAGTCTTAGAAGAGAGAGGTAATGGATGA
- a CDS encoding dynamin family protein yields the protein MSAGKSTLINALIGRKIMATKNESCTARTYEIIEDAKAKDVICDFLDKRLALKKDIATILHNENNPNLKILSNMYHLRDNSLWELIDTPGINSSVDPEHKRITHEMIQTNDFDFLLYVMNGNHLGSNDDLEHLEFVRDHVDHSKMIFIINKVDQFRKEQDSIETSVHKVVEQLKDLKFKDPKVFPLSAYAAYLFKIELLGQAIDEDEEDELSLYKRKFNRKEWDLSRFGNLPQLRLIEKENVLRQCGIANLEAELVGEGA from the coding sequence ATGAGTGCTGGAAAATCAACATTAATTAATGCACTTATAGGTAGGAAAATAATGGCAACTAAAAACGAATCATGTACGGCAAGAACATATGAAATCATAGAGGATGCAAAGGCAAAGGATGTCATCTGTGATTTTTTGGATAAGCGGCTTGCATTGAAGAAGGATATAGCTACCATTCTACATAATGAAAATAATCCCAACCTTAAAATTCTGAGTAACATGTATCATTTAAGAGATAACTCCCTTTGGGAATTAATTGATACACCGGGAATCAACTCTTCTGTTGACCCCGAACATAAACGAATTACGCATGAAATGATTCAAACAAATGATTTTGATTTCCTACTTTATGTGATGAACGGGAATCATTTAGGAAGCAATGATGATTTAGAACATTTAGAATTCGTGAGAGATCACGTAGATCATTCCAAAATGATTTTTATCATTAATAAAGTTGATCAATTTCGAAAAGAGCAAGACTCGATTGAAACAAGTGTTCATAAAGTGGTTGAACAACTCAAAGATTTAAAGTTTAAGGATCCTAAAGTTTTTCCTCTTTCAGCCTATGCGGCTTATTTATTTAAGATTGAATTATTAGGACAAGCCATCGATGAAGATGAAGAGGATGAATTAAGCCTGTATAAAAGAAAGTTTAATCGTAAGGAGTGGGATTTATCTCGGTTTGGAAACCTCCCACAACTTCGACTTATAGAAAAAGAAAATGTATTAAGGCAATGTGGTATAGCAAATTTAGAAGCCGAACTAGTAGGAGAGGGCGCATAA